The nucleotide window CCAATAATGTCCGAAGGCATCAGGTCGGGGGTAAACTGGATACGATTAAATTCAAGATCTAACACTTGCGAAACCGTTTGCACCAATAATGTTTTAGCCAAACCGGGTACACCCACCAACAAACAATGCCCGTTACTGAAAATAGATATCAGTACCGATTTCACCACCTCATCCTGCCCGATAATTACTTTACCTATTTCGGTCCTTATTTGTTGAAAAGCTTGTTTTAAAGCGTCGGCAGCTTCAACATCAGAGTGGTGTTGCATAAATTGTGTTTAGGGTTTTACTTGTGCTGTGGTAGTTATCCAGGTTTTTAATTGCGGGCAGCTTTGATACTCAGGGTCAATACGTATAAAAGTCTCTTTACGTTTCTTTTCAAACCATTGGCTCACCGTACGGTCAGTTTTATCAGCGTAAGCTATTTCTTTTATTTTGGGGAAATCCTGTGCCAGGTTTGCCTTATGCGCATCGGTAACTGATTTCAGATAAAATAACCTGTAGCTTTTTTTGCCGTCCTGGCTGGTAAATAAGGTCGGTTTTGATATACGGCCTACTTTCATGGTATCAACAACCAATGCTATTTGCGGGTCAAGTTTATCGGTAGGGATATAAGTGGTACGGGTTTGCACGTTTTCTGCGTTAAGCATCATACCGCCGTTAAACTTGGTTTCTTTATCGTCAGAATAAAAAGACGCAGCGCTTGAAAAATCTATTTTTTTGTTGGTTGTGATCAGGTTGTAAATAGAATCGGCTTTGCTTTTAGCCCTGTCCAGCGCAGCCTGGGTAATGGTAGGCATAATAAGTATATGACGGGCATGCACTTGTTCGCCCCGGCGTTCTATCACCTGTAAAATGTGGAAGCCAAAATCGGTTTCAAAAACCGGCGAGATCTCACCAGCCTTTAGTTTAAAGGCATTTGCGGTAAACTCTTTAACCATTTGGCTGCGGTCAAAAAAGCCCAGGTCACCCCCCTCTACAGCCGAGGCCTGGTCCTGTGAGTAAGAACGGGCTAAAACGCCAAAATCGGTACCGGCCTTAGCACGGGCACGCAGGCCTTCTACTTTTTGCCTGTATTCCTCTTTTTCATCCTTGGTAAGTGTAGGGTTTATTACAATTACACCCACTTCTACCTCCTTATTATAGGTAGGTAAACTATCCTTAGGGAAACTTTCAAAATATTTTTTTACATCCTGTGGCGTTACGTTCACTTTTTCAGTAATCTTTTGCTGCATACGCTGTGCTATCATTGATTCCCTGATATCGGCGCGGATCTCATCCTTATACTGGATGGTAGATCGGCCCAGGAATTGCTCCAGCCTGTCCTGCCCGCCGGCACGTTGTATCATGCCGCGCATACGGCGGTCAACCTCGTTATCCACTTCATCTTCTTTCACGGTAACGCTATCTATAACCGCTTGCTGGGCCAATAATTTTTGGGTAACCTGTTGTTGCAATAACTGGCATTTAAAATCGGGGGGGAGATGGGCGCCCTCGGCCACGTAACGTGCATATAGCGATTCAATATCCGATTGTAAAATAATGCTGCTGCCTACCACCCCGGCCACTTTATCCAGCACACGCTGCGCATGCGCAAATGATGTTGCTATTAATATTAAACTTAAAACGGCTATGCCAAACTTTCTCATGTATCCTTTTTATTAAAACGCTTAAGCCGGAGCTTAATTTCAGACCCCGAATTTCGGAAAATTATTTGATTATGAAGCTATAACAATATCAAAACATCATTATTATACTTAATACTGCGAATATGCTGATAAAGCTTCAAACACTTTAGCTATTTTTGGTTAAATTTTGTTAAATATATGATTGTCGAGAACCCGCTTGCGCTTGCTTACCTTTTACCCGGTGATGTATATATTTTACGTGATGAAAAACCTGCATTGCCAGGCATTTTACCCGTTGAAACAGTAGCAACGCAACCTGAGATTATAGCACCGGTTACCCAGGCACACGAGCCTGCACCTGCTTATGACAAACCTGAGTCAATAACTGAACAGCCAGCGGCACCAATTGCCCCGGCCATTCCTAAAATAAACCAGCCACCGGTGGCAGAAGCGCCTGTGGCTGGGTTTAAGTATACCGGGGGCTTCCAGCAAAAGTTTTTGGTGGTGGTTAATTACCCCGAACATGATGTAATGGACACCGCGCATATGAACGCGCTGGACAGCACCATTAAACGCAAGGAATTGAGTTTGGATGATGTGGCTATTTTTAATATCGGGAAACATCCGGGTACAGATATTAAGGCCATCGGTCGTTTTTTTAAACCTAAAAGGATGCTATTATTAGGAAAAGAAAGCTTTCCCGAAGGCCTGGCCGAACCGGTATTTAATCAGTTGACCATGCTGGGCACCTGCCAGTTATTATACAGTTACAGCTTTAACGAAATGATGGGCAACAAAGAGCAGGTAAAAGCTTTTTGGGAACAAATGAAAATGCTTTAACTATGCCGCACCAACTTGTATTTGCGACCAACAACCGGCATAAGCTTGATGAAGTATCGGCCAAAATTGGAACCGACTTTAAGCTGCTTACACTTGATGATATTAATTGCACTGTCGATATTGAAGAAACCGGGATTACCTTCAGGGAAAACGCATCGATAAAAAGCAGGTTTATATATAATAATTATCACCAGGATTGCTTTGGCGATGACAGTGGGCTGGAAATTAACGCGTTAAACGATGAGCCGGGTGTGTATTCGGCACGTTATGCCGGTACACATGGTAACCATGCCGCCAATATAGCTAAAGTGCTGCACAATATGCAGGGGATAACTAACCGGACAGCCCGTTTCCGTACCGTGATCTCCATGATTTGGCAGGGCAACGAACATATTTTTGAAGGCACCGTAGAGGGTACTATCCGCCACGAAGTAGCCGGTAACGGCGGGTTTGGCTATGATCCCATTTTTCAGCCCGATGGCTATCATGTTACTTTTGCCGAAATGAGCCTGGAAGAGAAAAATAAAATTAGTCACCGCGCCAAGGCGATGGAGGGACTGATTAATTTTTTGAAAAAGGTTTAACAGCTCATTATTAGGCTTGCAGCGTTATATCGGCGGCATTTACAAATTCGCCTTCAGCATTTAGTAAAAAGCCCATCGGCTTCTCTGGGTTTTTAATGATCTCTAACAGCAGGAAGCCCCATTTTTTCCAAAAATTCTCCAGCACCTGGCCATAGGTTTTGTTTATCCAATGGTCAAACAATGGTTTGCTGTTCATTCCCCGCAAGGGCATGGCCTCTATATAAAGTTCCTCGCCCACAGGTAACAGGTTATACTCGGGCATGCGGTTGAACAGATAGGCCGAATAAAATACTTTAGCACAAAACTCCTCAAACTGGATAGGGTGCAGCGGTTTATCGCCAATTTTATCCAGCAGTTCCTGGTGGTAACGGCGGTTGGCGCCATTATCCTGCAAACAGATGATCAGCCCCATATCGCGCAGGCGGATAGAGAAGGTAAGTGTGTTGATCTCATCGCGGTACACAAACTCATCTGGCGCATTATTTACCTTGAACAGGAACAGGCTATAGGGTTTGAATCCATCAAAAAACACTGGCTGGTTAATACTTTGCAGCATTAAATGCAAATGACTAAATTTATGGATGATAGATTGAGAGATATTAAAATCTTCGCCCTGCGCATGCTGTAGTTTAATACCGGCCTGCATCTCGTTAAATATCATCCCATAAATAAACTTGGCAGCCCATTGGAATAACTTTAACTCGTTTAACGCTTGTACTGCATCATAGCCTTTATCAAATGCCTCGGCTATTTCCTGTTCCAACGGTTCAAAAAATTGGTTATTGACAGCAGTAGCACAAGGTACTTTCAGGTCTTTATAGGTGGTAATGCTTTCATCCAGTAATTTAAAAGGTTTTTCTTCCAACGCGTAACGCAGCATCAGCCACTGTGGGAAAACCTGTATGCGTTCCTCATCGGGGTTAACCGACTCACCTGTTAAGAAGCAATTGCGGTTGCTGAAATTAAATGTATCAAAAGGGTTATAAATTTTTACCGGCATAAGCCGCAAAGATAAGCATTGATGTACCTGAAAATTTTTAGCTTTGAATTTTAACATGAAACTGACTTTTCGCCCATACGAATTAGAGCTGCGCCACCCCTTTACGATATCGGGTTTCTCGCGCACATCAACCCCATTAACGCTGGTAGAATTATCGCACGAAGGTTTTACCGGGCACGGCGAAGCATCTATGGTACCTTATATGGGCGAAAGCCACCAAAGCGCGGCCTTGTTTTTAAATAAGGTTGACGCGAAGGAGTTTCATTACCCTTTTGATTACACGCGCATTGGCCAGTACCTGGATAGTATAGCAGTTGGCCACCCGGCTATAAAGGCAGCTATTGATATAGCCCTGCACGATTTGGACGGTCAGTTGCAAAACAAGCCCTGCTGGCAATTACTGGGCAGCGATTTAGCTAACATGCCTGTCACCAGCGTAACTATTGGGATTGATACGCCTGAAGTGATCCTTAAAAAAACGCATGAAGCTATAAATGAGGGGGCCAAAGTAATAAAAGTAAAGCTGGGCCGTGATAGCGATAAAACGCTGATTGATACCATTCGCTCGGTTACGCAGGTACCATTGTATGTAGATGCCAACCAGGGTTGGACTGACCTGCAGGAAAGCCTGGATATGACCCACTGGTTAAAAGAGCAGGGCGTGCAACTGATAGAACAGCCCTTTGCCAAAGCTAATATTGACGCAAACGCCTGGCTGACAGAACGCAGCCCGATAGCTATTATAGGCGATGAAGCTGTACAGCGCCTGGCTGATGTAGACAAGGCTGCCGGGGCTTATCATGGCATTAATGTAAAGCTAATGAAATCGGCAGGCATGCACGAAGGGCACCTGATGATAAAGCGCGCGAAAGGATTGGGCCTAAAAGTACTGATAGGCTGCATGAGTGAAACCAGCTGCGCCACCTTAGCCGCCGCCGCCCTTGCCCCACAATGCGATTGGGCCGATTTGGACGGGCCTTTCCTTACACGGAATAACCCTTATGCTTTACCGGAATTTAAAGATGGGAAATGGGTGTTGAATGGAGATGCAGGCTTAGGGTTGAAGGGATAGTCATCACATCAATTTATTATTCGTGCATAGTATTTTGGCTTTCACAAAGTAAACTATAAATTAGCATTTTATAAGTTTAACTGATCGCCGGTCAAGAATCGTTATAACCCCATTATAACAAAGCTCATCGGCACTACAAACCAACTAATGATAAAATTAAGATCAATTTCAGCGCTAATTATAGCGGGAGCATCGCTTACCGCTTTAGCACAGGTGGCAGCAGCGCAGGCCCCAACAACACCAATGGCCACCAGCACCGTTTACCGGGCAACAACCACCAAAGTAAACGACCTTATCCACACCAAACTGGATGTGCGTTTCGATTACAAAAAACGCTATATGTACGGTAAGGAATGGGTGACTTTAAAACCACACCAATATCCTACAGATTCGCTTCGTCTAGATGCCAAGGGCATGGATATTAAAACTGTAGCGGTTGTTAAAGCCGGGAAAAACGTTCCGCTTAAATATAAATACGAGGACAGCCTGCAGCTAAACATCAAACTGGATAAAACCTATCTGAACAATGAAAACTATACGTTGTATATTGATTATACCTCGAAACCAAATGAATTGAAAGTAAAAGGCAGTGCGGCTATTAACGATGCCAAAGGCCTGTACTTTATCAATCCTGACGGTACCGAAAAGGATAAGCCTACGCAGATATGGACACAGGGCGAAAGCGAAAGCTCATCGTGCTGGTTCCCTACTATCGACAAACCAAATCAGAAAACTACCGACGAGATCAGCATGACCGTATTATCTAAATACGTTACCCTATCAAACGGTAAACTGGTATCGCAAAAAGCTAATGCTGATGGCACGCGTACCGATACCTGGAGGATGGACCTGCCCCACTCGCCATACCTGTTTATGATGGCTGTCGGCGATTTTAAAATTTATCACGATAAGTGGAAGGACAAACCGGTTGACTACTACCTGGAGCCTAAATATGCCCCTTACGCCAAGGAGATTTTCGGCATGACACCGGAGATCATCGATTTTTATTCAAAAACGCTGGGTGTTGATTATCCCTGGAATAAATACGCACAAATTGTAGTGCGCGATTATGTGAGCGGTGCGATGGAAAACACTACGGCTACCCTGCATGGCGAATACGTGCAAGGCACTCCGCGCGAACTGGCCGACGCCTACTACAATGATGGCCGCAGCACTATTGCGCACGAGTTATTTCACCAATGGTTTGGCGATTACGTAACCTGCGAAAGCTGGAGCAACCTAACCGTCAACGAATCGTTTGCTGATTTTAGCGAAACCCTTTGGGCCGAGCATAAATACGGACAGGATGAAGGCGACGCGCATTCGTATACAGATATGATAAATTATATGGCCCAGCCAGAGAATGCAAAAAAAGACCTGGTGCGCTTTTATTATAACGATAAGGAGGATATGTTTGATGCCGTTACCTACCAAAAAGGCGGTACCATATTAAACATGCTGCGTAACTATCTGGGGCGCGATGCTTTTTACAAAGGCTTAAATATTTACCTAAAAACAAATGCCCTTAAAAATGGTGAGGCACAGCAACTGCGTTTAGCGCTTGAAGAAGCCAGCGGCAAGGATTTGAACTGGTTTTTTAACCAGTGGTACTACGGCGCTGGTCACCCGGTAATGAATATCAGCTACAAGTGGGATGCCGCGAATAAAACTGAAACGGTATACTTTAAGCAAAGTCAGGCTGGCCAGACATTCACTTTGCCATTGGCTATAGATATTTACCAGGGCGGTAAAAAAGTACGCCACAACTACTGGGTGCGTAACGCGGCTGATTCGGTGACCTACCAACTTGTCGGCAAACCCGAGCTGGTGAATGTGGATGGCGATAAGAAAACCCTTTGGGCCAAAACTGATACTAAAACATTGGACGAATTAGTATTCCAGTACTTCAACGCGCCATTATTTGTAGATCGCCTGGAGGCTATAACTGCATCTTTGGCCAAACAAACCGATAAAGGCGCGCAAAAAGTGCTAATTGCCGGCCTTAACGACAAATATTATGGGTTGCAGATTAAAGTGCTGAACGGACTTGATTTAACCAAAGATGATATCCGTAATACGGCAGTGCCTGTTATTGCTAAACTTGCCCAAACCGATCCTAACAACTTGGTTCGCGCAGCGGCCATCAACGCGCTGGGTAAATTAAAAGCATCGGGCAATATGGGCATATTTAAAGCGGCCATGGCCAGCCCTTCATTAGCGGTGCAGGGGGCCGCTTTAAAAGCAATTGGGCTGCTTAACCCTACCGATGCTTTGCCATTGGCTAAAGGACTGGAAAAGGGCAGCGAGGGTGCGCTAACCACCACCATTATTGGAATTTACTTTGACAACGGTAATTCTGCCGAATGGCCATACATCCGGGAGAAATTTAAGACCTTACCTATTCAAAACAAATTCCCTTTATTGCGAAAAATGGGGGCATATTTAGGTCGTATTGATAACCCCGCCTACGTGCAGGAGGGTGTAACGATACTGAAAGAGATAGGTATCCAGTTTAAATCGCAAGGCGCAGGGCCATTTATGGTCAACATGCTTAACACCGTTAAAGCCGACCGCGTAAAATTAAACGATAACGCTTCGGCAGCCTTTATTGACAATGCTGTTAAAGAAATAGGAAATTAGTTCCTTAGATTATCAAAAGGGCCGCCTTCGCAGGTGGCCTTTTTGTTTTATGAATTGCACACGGTGTTACTATGGTTTTGGAACTGGTGTGATAAACCCTTAATCCACGAATATATAGCCACAAAAAACCCGGCCACCATTGGGTAACCGGGTTTTAGTAGCTCCGTAATTTGTTTTTGCTTAGTTAACCGCCAGTAATTCTTCTGAGGGTTTTAACCAGCTGTAAGTATTTTTGTAGCCATAGGTAACCGGGTTTTTGATTACCTCTTTCATGGCTAATAACTTATACACATAGCTGCCGGTTTCGGCATTAAGGTGCATTAAGTAATAGTTGTGTTTATTGTCTTTATGAATTGCTCGCTGCAATTTAATCGATCCAAGGTTATAAGCCGCCGCTGTTAACGTCCAGCTGTTAAATTCGCCATATAGTTCGCGCAGGTAAATACAGGCTGCGACGGTCGATTTTTTCAAATTCAATCGTTCATCAACTCCTTTACCAACTTTTAAGCCATAAGTGCGCGCTGTGCCTGGCATAAACTGCCACAGACCACGTGCACCGCGGCTGGATGTACCTGAACACAGTCCCGATTCAACCAATGGGATGTATTTAAAATCGTCCGGGATACCGTACATTTTTAAGATGGGTTCAATAACCGGAAATAATTCCAAAGCTTTTCTGTGCAACAGGTTCGAACCCACGCTACGGAAGCTGTGTTGCTTTAAAGAGTATTTAAGCTTACGGTTAACATTTGCATTATTTACCGGAATTGATTCATCGGCAAAATTAATATCATCATTGGCATCTTTCTTGTACCTGATGAGAGTGGAGGCACTACTATTGTTCGCAGCGCGATCGATAGTAGTAATTGATACTGATTTCCTCTTAATTGTGGTGCTGCCAATAAACAGCTGAGAAACGATAAACAGCACCAAAATTACGGAGCACGTAATTAAGTGTTTTTTAATCATTCATGTTTTTTTAGTGAACAAATAAGTGATAAGGCGCTGCAAAGATACACATATTATTCAGAATATCAAACACTTACAAAAACGCCTGTTTTTCAGGTAGTTTCATAAGCGATAAAAGCACCGCCTAATTACACAATCAACCAAACACCTGCCGGTTTAGAAATGTTTTAAAAATTGTTAAAAAATTGTACCTTTACACCCCCGCTGAGAAGCGCTAAACAACAATATATGGCATTTAAAAATCCACGGAACGGTCGCGACGACAAGTCCGGCAAACCAGCTAAGGGTGATGGTCCTAAAAGACCGGCAACTTCTTCAACCCGAGGCAAAACAGGCGCATCAGATAAACCAAATGCAGACCGCCAAAAGAAACGCTATACCAGCGATCCATCAACAGAAAAAAAATCATACGCACGCAAACCTTCAGGCACAGGCTACGGCCCGGGTGATAAACCCGCCCGCAAGTTTGGTAGCGATGCAGCAGGAGATAAAAAACCTTACGGTGCACGTGATGGCAAACCCACCTTTGGGGCTAAAAAACCCTATGGCACCCGTGGTAGCGATGCTCCTGGCGACAAAAAGCCTTATGGCAGCCGTGGCGATAGCAAACCAGCCTTTGGCGACCGCCCTAAACGCAGCTTTGGCAGCGAAGCGCCCGGCGATAAAAAATTCAGCAAACCGGCAAGTGGCGGCTTTAAGAAACGCGAAGGCGCTAACGAAACCCCTTTCCGCAAACGTGAGGAAAGCAGCTACGCACAACGCCCTGCCCGCGAACGCCGTGACGAAGACCAGCCGACACGTATTATGCGTGGCCGCAATAAAAAAGCAGATAAGGCTGCCGATGACGGCCTGATACGCCTGAACCGCTATATTTCTAACGCCGGCATCTGCTCGCGTCGCAAAGCCGATGAGTTGATCGTCGCGGGTGTAGTATCGGTAAATGGCGAGGTAGTGAATGAATTGGGCTATAAAGTAAACCCGCAAAAAGATGTGGTGCGCTACAACGGCGAAACCCTGAAACGCGAGAAAATGGTTTATGTGTTACTTAATAAACCAAAAGATTATATTACCACTACCGACGACCCGCAAGAACGCCGCACCGTTATGCACCTGGTTGAAAAGGCCAGCCGAGAACGTATTTATCCTGTTGGCCGCCTTGACCGTAACACCACCGGCCTTTTATTAATGACCAACGATGGCGACCTGGCCGATAAACTTTCGCATCCGCGTAACAGCGTAACCAAACTTTACCAGGTTGAACTGAACAAGGCGTTAAGTCAGGGCGATTTGAATAAAATTGGCTTTGGCCTGGAGCTGGAAGATGGTTTTATTAAGCCCGATATGGTTAGCTATGTTGCCGGCGCAAGCAAAAAAGAAATTGGCATACAGATACACAGCGGCAAAAACCGCATTGTACGCCGCATTTTTGAATCACTTGGCTACGAAGTAGTTAAGCTTGATCGTACCATTTACGCAAACCTTACCAAGAAAGACCTTCCGCGCGGCCGCTGGAGGTTCCTGGAAGAAGAAGAGATCATCCAGCTTAAGCATTTAATAAAATAAGGTAAGCTTAAAAGTTTATACATATAAAAATAGCGGTGGGTTAAAACCTATCGCTTTTTTTATAAGCTCCTTTTTGGGAGCGCTCCCTGGGAACATGTACCGACTTAGGGGGCTATATGCATAGATAAATCCCCCCTTTGCGCAAAGAATACGGCTTGGCCACGCTAATAACAATGATATACGTATCCCTGAATTTTTGCGTTTATCTGTATTGTTGTTAACTTGCACCTGATACCAATTTACATCCCTGGAAATGAAAAAATTACTGTTTGCCATTGCGCTATTATGGTCTGTTAATCTACTTGCGCAAAAAAAGGACGCAACACCCAAAACCTACGACCTACTGATCGGCACCTATACAACGGGCGAAAGTAAAGGCATATATGTGTACCGGTTTTATACCGAAACTGGCCGCACAGCTTATTTGAACGAGGTTGACGGGGTTGATAATCCATCATACATCTGCGTAGCCAAAAACAATCGTTTCGTTTACTCGGTTAATGAAATTGGAGCCGACAGAAAAGGCAGCGCAAGTGCTTATTCGTTCGAACCTAAATTGGGTAAAATAGAATTGATCAACAAACAGCCATCAACAGGTACCGGGCCTTGCTATATCTCTGTAGACAAAGGGCAGAAACATGTATTTTTAGCCAATTACCAAAGCGGCGCGTTATCGGTATTGCCAGTTAATAAAGATGGCTCGCTGGGTGCGGCGGTACAAACTATTCAGGATAGTGGCCATGGAGTTAATAAATCCCGCCAGGAAGGGCCGCATGTACATACCGCAGTGCTTTCGCCTGATGAGAAATACCTGCTATATACAGATCTGGGCACGGATAAACTAAATATCTATCGATATAAATCCGGGCAGGATAAGCCCTTAAGCCCCCCAGAACCATCAAGTTTTGATGTGGTCGCCGGTCACGGCCCGCGCCACCTGGCATTTTCACCGAATGGTAAATACCTGTACCTCGTTACCGAAATGGGCGGGGTTATTTATGTATATGATTATGATGGCCCGAAATCGAAGCAACTGGAAGCCATTAGCATGCTGGCCGATGGTTATAAGGGTGCTGTTGGTGCAGCAGATATCCATATATCGCCCGATGGAAAATTCCTGTATGCAACCAACCGTGGCGATGCTAACGAAATAGTT belongs to Mucilaginibacter boryungensis and includes:
- a CDS encoding lactonase family protein, whose translation is MKKLLFAIALLWSVNLLAQKKDATPKTYDLLIGTYTTGESKGIYVYRFYTETGRTAYLNEVDGVDNPSYICVAKNNRFVYSVNEIGADRKGSASAYSFEPKLGKIELINKQPSTGTGPCYISVDKGQKHVFLANYQSGALSVLPVNKDGSLGAAVQTIQDSGHGVNKSRQEGPHVHTAVLSPDEKYLLYTDLGTDKLNIYRYKSGQDKPLSPPEPSSFDVVAGHGPRHLAFSPNGKYLYLVTEMGGVIYVYDYDGPKSKQLEAISMLADGYKGAVGAADIHISPDGKFLYATNRGDANEIVVFAINPDNGRLTFVERKSSMGKGPRNFVIDPSGNFLLVANQMSNDIYVYRINKQTGKLTLTTSKISIGNPSCLKFTPAE
- a CDS encoding non-canonical purine NTP diphosphatase, with protein sequence MPHQLVFATNNRHKLDEVSAKIGTDFKLLTLDDINCTVDIEETGITFRENASIKSRFIYNNYHQDCFGDDSGLEINALNDEPGVYSARYAGTHGNHAANIAKVLHNMQGITNRTARFRTVISMIWQGNEHIFEGTVEGTIRHEVAGNGGFGYDPIFQPDGYHVTFAEMSLEEKNKISHRAKAMEGLINFLKKV
- a CDS encoding lytic transglycosylase domain-containing protein, which codes for MIKKHLITCSVILVLFIVSQLFIGSTTIKRKSVSITTIDRAANNSSASTLIRYKKDANDDINFADESIPVNNANVNRKLKYSLKQHSFRSVGSNLLHRKALELFPVIEPILKMYGIPDDFKYIPLVESGLCSGTSSRGARGLWQFMPGTARTYGLKVGKGVDERLNLKKSTVAACIYLRELYGEFNSWTLTAAAYNLGSIKLQRAIHKDNKHNYYLMHLNAETGSYVYKLLAMKEVIKNPVTYGYKNTYSWLKPSEELLAVN
- a CDS encoding peptidylprolyl isomerase; translation: MRKFGIAVLSLILIATSFAHAQRVLDKVAGVVGSSIILQSDIESLYARYVAEGAHLPPDFKCQLLQQQVTQKLLAQQAVIDSVTVKEDEVDNEVDRRMRGMIQRAGGQDRLEQFLGRSTIQYKDEIRADIRESMIAQRMQQKITEKVNVTPQDVKKYFESFPKDSLPTYNKEVEVGVIVINPTLTKDEKEEYRQKVEGLRARAKAGTDFGVLARSYSQDQASAVEGGDLGFFDRSQMVKEFTANAFKLKAGEISPVFETDFGFHILQVIERRGEQVHARHILIMPTITQAALDRAKSKADSIYNLITTNKKIDFSSAASFYSDDKETKFNGGMMLNAENVQTRTTYIPTDKLDPQIALVVDTMKVGRISKPTLFTSQDGKKSYRLFYLKSVTDAHKANLAQDFPKIKEIAYADKTDRTVSQWFEKKRKETFIRIDPEYQSCPQLKTWITTTAQVKP
- a CDS encoding dipeptide epimerase; translated protein: MKLTFRPYELELRHPFTISGFSRTSTPLTLVELSHEGFTGHGEASMVPYMGESHQSAALFLNKVDAKEFHYPFDYTRIGQYLDSIAVGHPAIKAAIDIALHDLDGQLQNKPCWQLLGSDLANMPVTSVTIGIDTPEVILKKTHEAINEGAKVIKVKLGRDSDKTLIDTIRSVTQVPLYVDANQGWTDLQESLDMTHWLKEQGVQLIEQPFAKANIDANAWLTERSPIAIIGDEAVQRLADVDKAAGAYHGINVKLMKSAGMHEGHLMIKRAKGLGLKVLIGCMSETSCATLAAAALAPQCDWADLDGPFLTRNNPYALPEFKDGKWVLNGDAGLGLKG
- a CDS encoding pseudouridine synthase; this translates as MAFKNPRNGRDDKSGKPAKGDGPKRPATSSTRGKTGASDKPNADRQKKRYTSDPSTEKKSYARKPSGTGYGPGDKPARKFGSDAAGDKKPYGARDGKPTFGAKKPYGTRGSDAPGDKKPYGSRGDSKPAFGDRPKRSFGSEAPGDKKFSKPASGGFKKREGANETPFRKREESSYAQRPARERRDEDQPTRIMRGRNKKADKAADDGLIRLNRYISNAGICSRRKADELIVAGVVSVNGEVVNELGYKVNPQKDVVRYNGETLKREKMVYVLLNKPKDYITTTDDPQERRTVMHLVEKASRERIYPVGRLDRNTTGLLLMTNDGDLADKLSHPRNSVTKLYQVELNKALSQGDLNKIGFGLELEDGFIKPDMVSYVAGASKKEIGIQIHSGKNRIVRRIFESLGYEVVKLDRTIYANLTKKDLPRGRWRFLEEEEIIQLKHLIK
- a CDS encoding M1 family aminopeptidase, producing the protein MIKLRSISALIIAGASLTALAQVAAAQAPTTPMATSTVYRATTTKVNDLIHTKLDVRFDYKKRYMYGKEWVTLKPHQYPTDSLRLDAKGMDIKTVAVVKAGKNVPLKYKYEDSLQLNIKLDKTYLNNENYTLYIDYTSKPNELKVKGSAAINDAKGLYFINPDGTEKDKPTQIWTQGESESSSCWFPTIDKPNQKTTDEISMTVLSKYVTLSNGKLVSQKANADGTRTDTWRMDLPHSPYLFMMAVGDFKIYHDKWKDKPVDYYLEPKYAPYAKEIFGMTPEIIDFYSKTLGVDYPWNKYAQIVVRDYVSGAMENTTATLHGEYVQGTPRELADAYYNDGRSTIAHELFHQWFGDYVTCESWSNLTVNESFADFSETLWAEHKYGQDEGDAHSYTDMINYMAQPENAKKDLVRFYYNDKEDMFDAVTYQKGGTILNMLRNYLGRDAFYKGLNIYLKTNALKNGEAQQLRLALEEASGKDLNWFFNQWYYGAGHPVMNISYKWDAANKTETVYFKQSQAGQTFTLPLAIDIYQGGKKVRHNYWVRNAADSVTYQLVGKPELVNVDGDKKTLWAKTDTKTLDELVFQYFNAPLFVDRLEAITASLAKQTDKGAQKVLIAGLNDKYYGLQIKVLNGLDLTKDDIRNTAVPVIAKLAQTDPNNLVRAAAINALGKLKASGNMGIFKAAMASPSLAVQGAALKAIGLLNPTDALPLAKGLEKGSEGALTTTIIGIYFDNGNSAEWPYIREKFKTLPIQNKFPLLRKMGAYLGRIDNPAYVQEGVTILKEIGIQFKSQGAGPFMVNMLNTVKADRVKLNDNASAAFIDNAVKEIGN